CGGCCCCCGGCCAGTCGACGCCGAACTCGCTCGGGTTGCCGAACAGGTCGTCCGCCGCGAGGCCGCCGAGGAACTCGAGCGTCTCGACGTTCGCCTCGGAGGCGATGACGACCTTCGATCCGTCCGCGTTCAGGACCTGCCCGCCGTTCTGCCAGAGCATCGCCCAGAAGGCGCGCGCCGTCGGCATCCCCGCGAGCGGGTACGTCACGTCGGTCCCCTCCTTGAGCTTCCGCAGGACGGACCTGAACTCGGACCAGTCCTTCGGGGGCTTCGCCCCGACCTGCTCGAACAGCTCCTCGTTGTACACCAACTGGAGCGTCGAGAAGTCCTTCGGGACGCCGTAGAGCGCCCCGTCGAACCGAAACGCGTCGATGAGGGGTTCGAAGAAGTTCTCGGGATCGAACGCCGAACTGTCGGCGACGTACTGGTCGAGGTTGAGGAGTACGCCCGAGGACGCGAACGAGCCGAAGTACTTCGCGTCGACGTAGAAGACGTCGGGCGCGTTGCCGGCACCGAGCTGCGTCTTCAGTTTCTGTTTGTACTTCGCCTGGATGGCGTTGTAGTCGACTGCGATCCCCCCGTGGTTCTTCTCGAATTCGGAGACCAGGCTCCGCACGAGCTTCGCCTCGGCGTTGTTCGCGGCCCACCCGGACAGCGTCAGGCTCGCGGAACCGTCGCCCGAACCGTTCCCGTTTCCGTCTCCGTTTCCGTTCCCGGAGCCGTCGCCGGAGCCGCCACCGCCGATACACCCCGCGAGGGCGGTCGTCGCGCCCGCCGCGGTGACCGCCTGGACGAACCGCCGCCGCGTGTACGCACCTCGCGTGCTATCTCTTCTCATGTACGACCGGGAATGATTAACTATAGAGTAATAAACGTTAGGGATACTAAACTACTCCAGTAGTAAGTAGGGTCAGATTTTATACCCTCGACTTCGACAGTCGGGGACGATGAAGACGGACAGCGCCGTCGTGGATGGGAGCACCTACCTCGTCACGGACACCGACGGACGGTCGACGCGCGAACACGACGGGTTCTACCACCGGGACACCCAGCACCTCGATCGGTACGACCTGGACGTGGACGGGAGGACGCTCGAATCCCTCGAGATAGGCGCGCCGCGCCCGAGCGAGCGGACGGTCCACCTCGCGACCGCGCTCTCCGGCGGCGCGCGGTCGCTGTACGTCCGTCGCCGGCAACTCGTCTCCGACGGGCTCTACGAGCGACTCCGCGTGAGGAACCTCGCGACGAACGCGCGCTCGGAGACGCTCTCGCTGTCGCTCGGGACTGCGTTCAGGGATCTCTTCGAGGTGCGCGGCCACGCGGCGACGCGCTCTCGGCCGGTAGACGTCGAGATCCGCGCAGACGGCGTCACGTTCCGGTACGACCCCGACGACCTGTCCCGGGGCTGGGAGACGACGGTCACGGCCACGCGCGGGACGTTCAGCGACGCGCGGCGGGCCCCCCACCGGGGCGACGTCACGCTCGATCTCGACCTCGACCTCGACGCGCGGGCTGAGACCGTCGTCACGCTCGCGGTCGAACCGGACGCGTCGGCCGTCGATCCCGTCCGGGCGTTCGACGCCGCTCGCGGCGCGGTCCGCGAGCGCGAGCGCGACTGGGATCGGACGACGACCGAACTGACGCGGTCCGGCTGGGACCGCGTCCTCGCGGAGAGCCGGGAGAACCTGGCGACGCTCCGCCTCGAGACGGACCACGGACCGACCGTCGCCGCCGGCGTCCCGTGGTTCGCGACCGCCTTCGGTCGCGATTCGCTCATCGCGGCCTACCAGGCGCTTCCCCTGACGACGGACCTGGCGAAGGGGACGTGTCGCTACCTCGCGGCGCGGCAGGCGACGTCGGTCGACGAGTTCCGGGAGGCGGAGCCGGGGAAGATCATGCACGAGGTCCGCCACGGGGAGGCGGCGCTCCGCGGGACCGTCCCGCACTCCCCCTACTACGGGTCGATCGACGCGACGGCGCTGTTCGTCACGCTCGTCCACGAGACGTGGCGGCTGACGGGGGACGCGGCGTTCGCGACGGAGCTGTGGGAGCACGTCGAGCGCGCCCTCCGGTGGTGCGACGAGTACGGCGACCGCGACGGCGACGGCTTCCTCGAGTACCCGACCGACCGCGCGGGCGGCGGGCTGGTCCACCAGGCGTGGAAGGACAGCGGCGACGGGATCACCCACCCGGACGGGCGACACCCCGACGGTCCGCTCGCCGCCGCCGAGGTACAGGGGTACTACTACGACGCGAAGCGCCGCGCGGCGGACCTCGCGCGCCAGGTCGTCGGCGACGCGGAGCGGGCCCGGCGACTCGACGCCGAGGCGGCGGACCTCGCGGCCGCCTTCGACGACGCGTTCTGGCTCCACGGGGAGTCCTTCTACGCGATCGCCCTCGACGGGAACGGCGACCCGATCGAGACCGTCGCGTCGAACCCGGGCCACTGCCTCTGGAGCGGACTCGTCCCCGAGGAGCGGGCGGACGCCGTCGTCGACCGCCTCCTCGGGGACGACATGTTCTCCGGGTGGGGGATCCGGACGATCTCCAGCGCCCACCGCGCGTACAACCCGGAGAGCTACCACCTCGGCAGCGTGTGGCCCCACGACACCTCGCTCGTCGCGCTCGGGATGGCCCGGTACGGCCGGCGGGACGCGGCGGCGACCGTCTCCCGGGCGCTGATCGACGCCGCGATCGCCCGCGGGAACGACCGGCTCCCGGAGCTGTTCGCCGGATTCGATCGCGAGGCGACGTCCGTCCCGCTCCCCTACGGGTCGGCCTGCGAACCGCAGGCCTGGGCCGCGGGCGCGCCGATCGCCTGCCTCCGGGCCGTCGAGGGCGAGGACCTGTGGTCGGGGTCGGTCGCCCCCGACGGGTGAACGCTCGCCGGTTCGTCTCGTCTCGTCTCGTCTCGTCTCGTCTCGCGCCGCCGTGCGACCGACGTTCGTCGGAGATCGGGGACCGGAAATCGTGCCCCCGGGATCGGGGGAGCGTCAGAAGTAGAGGCTGGCGATCCGGTCCGCGGTCCGTAGCGCGAGCGCCTGCCCGCTGTTCGTCGGGTTCGGTCCGCCGACGCCGTTCGCCAGCGCGGAGTGATCGGCGACGAACAGCCGATCGACGTTGTAGGCCTCCGCGTTCGAATCGAGGACGCGGCCCATTCCCATCGAGGACTGCATGTGCAACAGGAGCGGCGGCCAGTCGCACCGGTGGACGTGCTCCGCGCCGGCCGCCCGGTGGATGCGCGCCGCGATGCGGGCGAGTTCGTCGCGCTTCGCGTCGTCGTCCGGGTGCGGTTCCCACCTGACCTTCGGGACCGCCCCGTGCTCGTCGGAGAAGGTGCCGTCGAGCGAGACGCCGTTGTCCTGGCGGGGCAGGTCGTCGGTGAGTATCAGGAGCGCCTTCGTCTGCCGGTAGTTCGACATCCGGCGCTTGAGTTCCTCGCCGACGACGTAGCCACGGGTGTCCCACGGCTCGTCCGGATCGACCTCGACGTCGAAGCTGTAGCCCGCCCGCGTGAACAGGTAGTCGGCGTAGGAGACCAGCCCGGGCGACATCCCGATGTCCTCCATCCCGCCGACGCCGGGCTTGTCGAACCGGACGGCGGAGTTCTGTCCGACGTACGGGTCCATGTGCCGCGCCTCCGGGTTGATCTCCGCGATCGTCTCGTCGGAGTAGACGCCGACGACCCAGTCGAACCAGTGGGTGGTGAGGCCCTTGCCGACCCAGCCGTCGTCCGGCAGGCCAGAGTTGAGCCACAGCCGGGGCGACTCGATGCAGCCCGCGGCGAGGACGACCGCGTCGGCCTCGATGGTGCCGGTCTTCCCCGACCACGTGTCGCGGTAGTCGACGCCGGTGGCCTCGAGCGCGCCCGCCCCCTCGACCGTGTTGACGTTCGTGACGAACGTGTTCGGCCGCAGCGCCACGTTCCCCATCTCGGGGTCCGCGGTGGCGTCGAGCGCCCGCGGCACCCAGCCCACGTTGCTCGACTTGCGCGCCTTGTCGCGGACCGGGGCGTCGACCGGCGTTGAGGAACCCTGGAAGTGGTCGCCGACGAGGGTGTCGCCGCGGAAGCCGTCGTCGTAGCTGAACGAGCCGTCGTACTCCGAGTCGAGCGGCTGTCCGTTCGACGTCTCCCGCCCCGGCACCTCGACGGAGTTGATCTGGGGCCGCCACCCCGTCTCGGTGACGTTCTTCGTGTCGATGCGGTCGTACCCGGCGTTCTTCGCGCCCTCGATGAACACCTCCTCCTTGGCCGTGATGGGTGCCTGCTGGCTGCTCGTCACCTCCTCGTTGAGCTGGTAGTACGGGACGAGTTCCTCGTAGGAGATGGGCCAGTGGGGCTGTTCGTCGACGGCGTAGGGGTACGCGCGGGGGTGGTTCCCGAAGTAGTGGACCGAGGTGCCGCCGACGGCGGACACCTGCCAGATGAACGCGTTCTGGTGGAGGTTCCGGAACCAGGGGGCCCGCGAGTGGTCGGCGGGCCCGACGCGGAGGTACCCCCACGTGGGGTCGTTGGCGTCGGCCTCGCGGTGGGTGAACTGCTCGTCCATCAGCTTCCCGTCGAGGTCGTCCGGGTCCGTGCTCACGGTGCCGCCGGCGTCGGCGTGCGGTTTCGGCCACTTCGAGTTGCCGTGCCACGGCCCCGCCTCGAGCACGAGCACGTCCAGGCCGTGTTCGCGGGCCAGACGCGCGGCGGCGGCCGGCCCGTCGGCACCCGCGCCGACGATGACGACGTCGGGATCCTCCATCAGGTGTCACCTCCGATCCCGTCGAGCACGTCGTCGCCGGTCAGGTCGTCCGGAAGGGTCAACTCCTCCGCCGGCGGGTCCTCGAACCCGCCCGGAACGGCGTGCCGCCAGTCGGCGGCGTACCCGGGGGCCGGACCGGGGTACCCGCTCTGCTTCCGGCTCTGTACCTCGCCGGCCGGCGTGATCAGCCGCCGGTCGTTGGGCGTGTCCGTCTTCGTCCCGCCGTAGCCCGACCACTCCGTGTAGTAGCCGAAGCCGTGGAGCCCGTTGACCGCCATCACGACGAACTTCAGGATGCCGAGCTGGGGCAGGAACGGCGACAGGAGTTCGTCCAGTCGGTCGACGGTACCTCCCTCGACGATCGTCCAGAGGCACCGCAGCCGGTCCTCCCGGGAGAGCTGGACGAACGTTCCGCCGGCGGGGAACCGCTCGTTCCCCCGCGAGACGGCGTCCTCGTTCTCCCCGCGGGCGATGAACTCCGCGGCGACGACGTCGAACACGAGGGTGAACACGGGCGCGTACGGGTAGTTCTGGAGCACCCGGTGGTACCGTTCGTCCCCGGTCTCGACGGTCACCTCGAACGCGGCCGGCCCCTCGGCGGCGGTGTCGAGGTCCGCGAAGGCGACCTCGAACCGCTCGACGGGGCCGAACGTGAGGTGCTCCTCCAGCGCGTCCCCGTCGAGGCCGAGGTCGACGAGGTCGAGGAGGTCGAGCCCGGCGAGGTCGAGCACCGCGTCGAGGTCAGAGCCGAGTCCGGTCGCGTCGAGGGTGACCTCGAACATCCCTCGCGGCATCTCCGGACCCGACGCTCCGCCGGCCTTCTCGGTGATCATCTCGGAGCGGACCTCCTGGAAGTGGTTGAAGTCCCAGATGAGGAACTTCTCCAGTTCGACGTCGAGTCCGCCGGGGACGTGCTCCGGTCCGAGTTCCTCCTCCAGCTGGGGCGTTCGGGGGACGATCGCGTCGACGATCGATCGATACGTGTCGGCCGTGTGTGGGTCGCTCGGGAGCGAGTCCGTTATCGCCGCCTGTGCATCCGCGATGGTCGCGTTCGACATCGACAACGCGGCGATGCCGCCGACGCCCTTCATCACGCCTCGCCGCGTCATCGATGGTGTGTCGCGTTCTTCCATGATTGTTGCTATCGTGCTGCGCGTGGTATTATCGGCATTCGGGACTTAACGACGTTGCTGGCCATACGCGGGTATTTAAGTCAGTCGCAAAAATGGTAAAAATACTGTCTATTGATCCTACGATACACCGTCAATCGGCCCGTACCGAGTGTGTCGAGAGGGGCGTATCCGGGAATCGTCTCGAAACCTATATTGACGTTTCAGGTCCTGAAACGCGAGTCTATTGGCTCATTCGGGTTATCGAATGTGCGTACGTACCGCCGGGGAGTATTAACAATTAACTGTTATTATTGTGGGAGACACCAGTATCACTAAACTGACTAATGGGGAAAATACCGCCCCGTGGTCACGGGGGAAACCGGGGGCGTTTCCCACATCGTGGAACAGAGCTAAGTGATCGCTCCTCGAGGGGCGGGCCATGGACGACCCGGCGGTCCCGATCAACTCGGTGAAACGCTCCTACCGGGTGGTCGACGCGATCCGCGAACGCGGGCGGGCCGGCGTGACGGAACTCGCGGCGGCGCTCGACCTGCCCAAGAGCACCGTCCACAACCACCTCCGGACGCTCGAACGGCTCGGCTACCTGGTCGAGGACGGGGGGCGATATCGGCTCGGCGTCGAGTACCTGCGGCTCGGCCGGGAGTCGCGCAACAGCCGCGAGGTGTTCGTCCACGGTCGCGAGGCGGTCAACCGCCTCCAGGAGCGGACGGACGCACACGCATTGCTCGTCGTCGAGGAGAACGGAATGGGGGCCATCCTGCTCGCGACACGCTGGGAGTACGGGGACCTCCCGCCGACGGCTCGACACGTCTATCCGACCCACGAACACCTGCACTCGAACGCACCCGGGAAGGCGATCCTCGCACACCTCCCCGACGAGCGCGTCGACGAGATCGCGGAGCGCCACGGCCTGCCGGCGCGAACGAATCGCACCGTGACCGACGTGGACGCGCTCCGCGAGGAACTCGAGGCCGTCCGTCGGCGCGGCTACGCGGTCGACTGGGGCGAACTCATCGAGGGCATGGTCGGCGTCGCCGCGCCCATCGTCACCGGGGAGCGGGTGCACGGTGCCCTCGCCGCCTACGGTCCCACGGCCGAGATCCAGCCCGGCATCGCCGCCGGCGAACTCACCTCGACCGTCGCGGAGATGGCCGACACCGTCCGCGCCGACATCGTCTTCGCCGACTCCGACTACTCCGACTAGTCGACGCCGCGTGCGACCGCCGTTCGACGATGTGGGACGCCGCCCGTCGGCGCGTCGAGCCGCGATCGGTTCCCGCCGTCGCGCGTTCGTGAGGTTGCCGATCCTCGACACGTCGCCCCGGAGGAAAGTGAGATACCGCTAGAGTCCGTAGCGCGTCGCATGAATTTCGCGAACTTCGTCGACCTCGCGGCGCGGAACGCGGCGATGAAGCCCGCCGTGGGCGACGAGACGGAGTTGCTGACGCACGCCGAACTCTCGGCGCGGACGGCCGCCGCGGCCGACGCGCTGGCGTCGCTCGGCGTCGAAGCCGACGACCGCGTCGCCGTCTGCCTGCGGAACGGCGTCCCCTTCCTGACCGCCCACCTCGGCGCGATGAGACTGGGCGCGGTACCCGTCCCGATCAACACCGAGTTCGACGCCCGGCAGATCCGGTACGCGCTCGACACGAGCGACGTCTCCGTCCTCGTCACCGACGCGGCGTTCGCGGACGTCGCCGCGGACGTCGAGACGGCCGTCACCGTCGACGGGAGCGCCGGCCACGACTTCCGCGAGCTGCTCGACGACGCGAACGGGGGGTTCGCGGTCGAACCGCGCCGGAGCGACGAACTCGCGGCGGTCGTCTACACCAGCGGGACGACCGGCCGTCCCAAGGGGGTCCGACACACGCACGGCAACCTCGTGGCGAACGCGCTCGGCATCGTGACGTACTTCGACCTGACGCGCGACGCCGTCGGCCTCACGGCCTGCCAGTGTTTCCACGTCACCGGGCTGAACGTCACGACGACGCCGCTGCTCGTCGCGGAGGCCGAAAACCGCCTGCTCCCTTCGTGGGATCCCGAGGCCGCGCTCGCCGCGATCGAGGACCACGGCGTCACCTGCACGTTCCTCACCCCCGGCATGCTCCTCGACCTCGTCGATCACGACGCCGTCGACCGCTACGACACGTCCGCGCTCGAGATCGTCTGCGTCGGCGGTGCCCCCATGCCGACGGCCCGGATCGACGACGCCGAGGCCGCGCTCGGCTGTCCCGTCCTGGAGGGCTACGGCATGACCGAGACGACGCCGCTCGCGGCGTTCAACCGCCCGGGCGACGCCCGGAAACCGGGGAGCGTCGGCCCGCCGGCCAGGGAGGTCGTCGAGGTCCGCGTCGAGGACTTCGAGACGGGCCGCGAGGTGGATCGGGGCGAGCGCGGCGAGTTGACGTGGCGCGGCGACACCGTCACGCCCGGCTACGAGCGCTCCCGGCACGACCGCGAGGCGTTCGTCGAGCGGCGCGGCCGCCGGTGGCTCCGCTCAGGCGACGTCGGCTATCTCGACGACGAGGGCTTCCTCTACGTCGTGGACCGCCGCGAGGACATGTTCACCACCGGCTGCGGGAACGTCTTCCCCCGCGAGATCGAGGACGTCCTCTACGACCTCGACGTCGTCGCCGGCGCGGCGGTGATCGACGCCCGCGACGACGTCCGCGGGGCGGTCGTCACGGCCATCGTCCGCCCCGTCGACGACCTCGCCCCCGGCGACCGCGACCTCGCGGCCGAACGGGTGCGGGAGGCGTGCGAGGAACGCCTCGAAGCCCACGAGGTACCGCGGCGCGTCGAGTTCGTCGACGAGATCCCGACGACCGCCACCGGAAAGGTCGACCGCGTGGCGTTGCGCGAGGCGTTCGGCGCGGCGAACTCGCGCTGATCCGGACGGCGTCCGGTTCGTCGGCGGTCAGCACGACGATCGTCCCGGACGCCGTCTACGGCTCCCCGATCGCCCGCCCGGTCAGCCACCCTCCGGCGAGAAGTGAGCGGCGAGGTGCTCCGCCCAGCGCCGGTTCGCGTCGTCGGTTCGACCCGCGATGTGCGGCGTGTGGACGACGTTGTGCCGGTTCAGCAGTGGATCGTCCAGGGGGAGCGGTTCCTCGTCCCAGACGTCCGCGGCCAGCGCGATCTCGTCGGCGAGGACGCGCTCGCGGACGGCCGCCATATCGCAGATCCCCGCGCGCGTGACGAGCACCACGAGCGCCCCCTCAGGGAGAGACTGGACGTGATCGGCGGTGATCAGCCCCCGCGTCGCGTCGGTCAGCGGCACGGTCGGCGCGAAGACCTCCGCGTCCTCGACGAGCGCGGACAGGTCGTGGACGCGGCGCGCGCCCGCCCGGTGGAAACACGGTTCGTCGGCGTAGGGGTCGTAGGCGGCGACGTCGGCCCCGAGGAAGTCGGCGGCGGCGGCGTAGCGGCTCCCGATGTTTCCGACCCCGGCGACGCGAACGCGCTTGTCAGCGATCGTCCCGTTGACGAACGCGGGGTCGTCCGCGAACTGGTGTCCGCGAGCCCCGGGGAGGTCGCCGTCGAGTAGGTCGAGGTCCCACGGGTCGTGGCTCTCGGCCATCGCGCGGTACTTCTGCGGGAGTCGCCGGAGGGCGTTGATCGTCAGCCCGAGGCCGAACTCGGCGACGGACTCCCCCCAGAACCCCTCGTCGGTGTGGTCGTGGACGGTCACGTCGCGGTCGCGGAGCGCGGCGGCCACCGCCTCGTCGACGGCGTACATCGAGGTCGTCATCACGAACGCCTCCCGCAGGTCGACGAAGGCGGACAGGCGCTGGTCCTCGACCCTGACGCCGAGCGAGACGAGTTGCGTGACGTCCCCTGGGTCGGCGATCGCCTCCGCGAGCGGGGTCTCCCGTCTCCCCTCCAGGCGGACGAACTCGACGGGGCCGTCCCGACTCCAGACGCGATGCAGGTGGTCGGCCGCTCGCGGCCAGACGTCCTCGAACAGCGGATCGACGACGACGTGTCGGGTCATGGCGTGTGGACCCCGTTCGGCGACGCGTCCTCGAATAGATGGCGGAGGTTCTCCAGCACTTGCGCCGGCATCCGACGCGGCGACGAACGGTACGGCGGGACCTCGGCGGTGATCCACCCGTCGTATCCGATCCCGTCGAGCGCGTCGACGACGCTCCGCCAGTCGACGTCGCCCTGGAGGGGGTAGGTCGGACGGTGCGCCTCGGTGAGCCAGTCCTTGACGTGCACCCTGGAGATCAGCGCGCCCAGCTCCCGTATCCACCGGTCGGGTAGCCCCCACCGGAGGCCGTTACCGACGTCGAAGTAGACGGACACCGGCCCCGCCTCGCCCGCCCGCTCGACGAACCGCGCGAGTTCGGCGGGCGAGTAGAGAAAACCGTTCTGGACGTTCTCGACCGCGATCCCGACGCCCCGATCGCCGCCGTACCGGGCGAGGTCGCGCACCGCGTCGAGCGCCCGCTCGTAGCACCGCCCGTAGGACGCGGACGGCTCTACGACCGCCGGGACGATCAGCACCGCGTCGGCACCGAGCGCGGCGGCGGCGTCGATCATCCCCTCACCGATCGCGAGACCGCGCCGCCGCGTCTCCTCGTCGGCACTGGAGAGCGGGTACTCCCAGTGGAGGGTGGTCGACACCGCCGGGACCGAGAGCCCGTTCGACTCGGCCGCGCGCCGCATCGCCCGACGGCCCTCCTCGGTCGCGATCGGGCCGTCCGCCGCGTAGTTCGGTTCGACGCCGTCGTACCCCGCGGACGCGAGCACCGCGCACGCGTCCGCGAAGTCGTCCGTCGGGAAGCCAACCCCGTTCATTCCGAACGTCATGGCGCGGACGAGCGGCGGACGAGCGCCGTCAGGAACTCTGCGTGACTCCACGCGAGCGGGAGGGCGAAGCGCACCACTGCTCGTTCCTCCAGTTGCGAGGCGAGGTCGCGGTACGCGTCTCGCATGTGGCCGAGTTCCTCGACGATGAGGTCGAAGGGGACGTCGCGCAGCACCGCCTCGTCGAACTCCTTCTCGAAATCCTGGCGCGTATGCCACTCGTCCTGCATGAAGGCCTCGAAGCGCCGGCGCGTCGTGAGGTGCTCGGGAACGTGGCCGTCCTCGTCCGCGTGGCGGGCGATCGCGCGGAGCACGTCGTCCCCGACCGCGCGCTCGCCGCGGTCGTATCGGTACTGCGCGTGCCACGCCGTGTACTGCATCCACGGCCCGTTGCCGCCGTGTTGCTGGACCTCGTAATCGCCGTGGAACCCGAGGAACCGCTGGAGGCCGCCGAGGACGGGATCCTCGAGCGCGGTCGTCGCGCGTTCGACGGCCGCGTCGAGGGCGTCGCCGAACAGGTCGCCCAGGTCGTAGTAGTAGGGTGCGAGGAGGGTGACGTCCGGACGCACGTCGACGTCGCCCGTCGGCGAGTACCGCCTCGGGACCTGCGGGTGGCTCGTGAACGCCCGCCGAACGCCGCCTTCGAGGAGCGTCCGGAACTCGTCGACCGCCTCCTCGACGGCCCGCGTCTCCGCGGGCAGCGCGTCGAGCGCCGCCCGAGCCTGCCGCAGCGCGGCGACGTAGGTGCAGTTCACCCAGAGGGTGTAGCCCGACTCGATGCGCCCCTCGTGGATGCTCGTCGTGCTCTCGACGAGGTGGGCGTTCGGGTCGTACAGTTCGTCGCGGACGTGCGAGACGGCGCGGTCGATCGCGTCCGTGACGTTCGACTCGAACGCCCCGTCGATCCCGTCGATCCCGTCGGTCGCGTCGAGCGCGCGGACCGCGTGGGCGAGGACGCGCAACCCATGGCCGGTGTTGTCCTCCTGGACGTAGATGCCGCGGTCGGACCCGTCCAGCCCGTACCGCTGCTGCCAGGACCCGTCCTCGCCCTGGACGGCGAGGTGGAATCGAGCGGCGTCGACGACGCGCTCGCGACACGCGTCCGGACGGATGCCCGCCTCGATCGCCGCGACCCACGCCCGGGTGATGCACGCGACGTCCCGCGGGTAGGCGTAGGGGTAGCGGTTGTCGGGGAAGCTGGCGAGCGGCACCGCGCCGGCGGGGTCGGTCGCGTGGACCAGTTCGTCCACCACGTCGAGGTGGTGTTCGGGGTCGAGGAGGCGGTTCGAGAGCTGTTCGCTGTCGCTCGAATGCTGGCGTAACGGATAGTCTGACATGGAGTGGAACATCGGTTATTCGGGTGTCGATACGGGTCGGCGCTCGATGGACCGGGCGTCGAGCCCACGCGTCTTCAGTGCCGCACCGGAATCGGGATCGAAGAGGTACACGTCCGCGGGGTCGACGGAGACGCCGACCCTCTCGCCCGGCGTCGGATACACCGACGGCGGAACCCGCGCCGTGAGCGTCAGGTCGTCCGCCGAGAGGTGGACGAAGTTGTCGTTCCCCTGGTACTCAGAGACCACGACCGTCGCCTCGAACCGTCCCTCGCGAGGTGCGTCGTGGAGGTGGAGGTCCTCGGGCCGAAGGCCGACCCGGACGGGTGCGCCGTCGTCGATGGGAGCCGCGTCGGACGGGATCGTCGCGAACGCCGTCCCGTCGCACCGGAAGGCGAGTTCGTCGTCGGCCGCCGCGACGGTCGCGTCGAACGTGTTCATCGCCGGACTGCCGAGGAACGTCGCGACGAACTCGTTCGTCGGGTGGTCGTACGCCGTCTCCGGCGGATCGACCTGCTGGAGTTCGCCGTCGTTCATCACGGCGATCCGGTCGGCCATCGTCATGGCCTCCGTCTGGTCGTGGGTCACGTAGACGGTGGTCACGCCGAGGTCGGCCTGTATCCGCTGGAGTTCCGTCCGCATGCGCGAGCGGAGCTTCGCGTCGAGGTTGCTGAGCGGCTCGTCGAGCAGGAATACCGACGGATCGCGGACGATCGCCCGTCCGAGCGCGACCCGTTGTTTCTGTCCCCCGCTCATCTCGGCCGGCACGTCGTCGAGCAGGTCGACGATGTCGAGCAGGTCGGCGATCTCCTCGACCTTCCGTTCGCGCTCCCGCGCGCTCAGGTCGGTCGAGTGTTTCAAGCCGTAGGCCATGTTCTCCCGGGCGGTCATCTTCGTGTAGAGCGCGTAGCTCTGGAAGACCATCGCGATCGAGCGCTCGCTCGGCGCGAGGTCCTGCACCTCCCGTCCGTCGATCTCGATCGTCCCGGCCGTCACCGTCTCGAGTCCCGCGAGCATCCGCAGAGTGGTGGACTTCCCGCAACCCGAGGGACCGACGAGGACGACGAACTCCCCGTCGTCGACGCGGAGATCGAGGGAGTCGACCGCGGTCTCCCGGCCCTGTGCGTCGTCGTAGATCTTCGTCACGTCGTTCAGTTCGAGCGTCGCCATCACGTACACCTCCGTCGCCGACCGCTCTCGGTTCGCGGTTCCGCCACCGGCCGCCGGCGCTCGCTCATCGGATCGCCTCCCCGCTCGCGTCGAACGCGTGGAGTTCGCCGGCGTCGAAGGCGACCTCGACCGTCGCCCCCGGTGCCACCGACGCCGGTAGCTCGCGGAGCCGAGCGACGAAGGGTTCGCCCCCCCGCGTCAGCCCGAGTTCGTAGGCGTTGCCGAGCGGTTCGATCACCTCGACGGTGCACGCGAACGGTTCGCAGCGGTCCTCTGTCGCCCCCTCACCGTCTCGGTCGCTCACGAGGTGGACGTGCTCCGGGCGCACGCCGAGGGTCACCGCGGC
The window above is part of the Halomarina pelagica genome. Proteins encoded here:
- a CDS encoding GMC family oxidoreductase N-terminal domain-containing protein; its protein translation is MEDPDVVIVGAGADGPAAAARLAREHGLDVLVLEAGPWHGNSKWPKPHADAGGTVSTDPDDLDGKLMDEQFTHREADANDPTWGYLRVGPADHSRAPWFRNLHQNAFIWQVSAVGGTSVHYFGNHPRAYPYAVDEQPHWPISYEELVPYYQLNEEVTSSQQAPITAKEEVFIEGAKNAGYDRIDTKNVTETGWRPQINSVEVPGRETSNGQPLDSEYDGSFSYDDGFRGDTLVGDHFQGSSTPVDAPVRDKARKSSNVGWVPRALDATADPEMGNVALRPNTFVTNVNTVEGAGALEATGVDYRDTWSGKTGTIEADAVVLAAGCIESPRLWLNSGLPDDGWVGKGLTTHWFDWVVGVYSDETIAEINPEARHMDPYVGQNSAVRFDKPGVGGMEDIGMSPGLVSYADYLFTRAGYSFDVEVDPDEPWDTRGYVVGEELKRRMSNYRQTKALLILTDDLPRQDNGVSLDGTFSDEHGAVPKVRWEPHPDDDAKRDELARIAARIHRAAGAEHVHRCDWPPLLLHMQSSMGMGRVLDSNAEAYNVDRLFVADHSALANGVGGPNPTNSGQALALRTADRIASLYF
- a CDS encoding IclR family transcriptional regulator, with protein sequence MDDPAVPINSVKRSYRVVDAIRERGRAGVTELAAALDLPKSTVHNHLRTLERLGYLVEDGGRYRLGVEYLRLGRESRNSREVFVHGREAVNRLQERTDAHALLVVEENGMGAILLATRWEYGDLPPTARHVYPTHEHLHSNAPGKAILAHLPDERVDEIAERHGLPARTNRTVTDVDALREELEAVRRRGYAVDWGELIEGMVGVAAPIVTGERVHGALAAYGPTAEIQPGIAAGELTSTVAEMADTVRADIVFADSDYSD
- a CDS encoding ABC transporter substrate-binding protein is translated as MRRDSTRGAYTRRRFVQAVTAAGATTALAGCIGGGGSGDGSGNGNGDGNGNGSGDGSASLTLSGWAANNAEAKLVRSLVSEFEKNHGGIAVDYNAIQAKYKQKLKTQLGAGNAPDVFYVDAKYFGSFASSGVLLNLDQYVADSSAFDPENFFEPLIDAFRFDGALYGVPKDFSTLQLVYNEELFEQVGAKPPKDWSEFRSVLRKLKEGTDVTYPLAGMPTARAFWAMLWQNGGQVLNADGSKVVIASEANVETLEFLGGLAADDLFGNPSEFGVDWPGAAYGAEKAAATIIGPWIFPYLEDGKQKLNEVTGCAHLPIPSGGRKATAAYTVSYSASANTEAPKAAWKLIHNLTDKDGAKRWAKKGLALPARKDLQTIEYYDSHPRRKTMLEAGEWSHPVAFGPHSEEIINRVNPELEAVMLGKKSAREALETAQQKLNSEVFG
- a CDS encoding glycogen debranching N-terminal domain-containing protein; amino-acid sequence: MKTDSAVVDGSTYLVTDTDGRSTREHDGFYHRDTQHLDRYDLDVDGRTLESLEIGAPRPSERTVHLATALSGGARSLYVRRRQLVSDGLYERLRVRNLATNARSETLSLSLGTAFRDLFEVRGHAATRSRPVDVEIRADGVTFRYDPDDLSRGWETTVTATRGTFSDARRAPHRGDVTLDLDLDLDARAETVVTLAVEPDASAVDPVRAFDAARGAVRERERDWDRTTTELTRSGWDRVLAESRENLATLRLETDHGPTVAAGVPWFATAFGRDSLIAAYQALPLTTDLAKGTCRYLAARQATSVDEFREAEPGKIMHEVRHGEAALRGTVPHSPYYGSIDATALFVTLVHETWRLTGDAAFATELWEHVERALRWCDEYGDRDGDGFLEYPTDRAGGGLVHQAWKDSGDGITHPDGRHPDGPLAAAEVQGYYYDAKRRAADLARQVVGDAERARRLDAEAADLAAAFDDAFWLHGESFYAIALDGNGDPIETVASNPGHCLWSGLVPEERADAVVDRLLGDDMFSGWGIRTISSAHRAYNPESYHLGSVWPHDTSLVALGMARYGRRDAAATVSRALIDAAIARGNDRLPELFAGFDREATSVPLPYGSACEPQAWAAGAPIACLRAVEGEDLWSGSVAPDG